In Jatrophihabitans sp., a single window of DNA contains:
- a CDS encoding AAA family ATPase → MTELIVVAGPPGAGKSTVAAVLADGFDTSALVAGDAFFAFIRQGYVMPWLDEAAQQNDVVLAAAAAATGQLVSGGYPVVYDGVIGTWTLPAFLAATGLGQLHYAVLLPSAQCCETRVQSRVGHGFSDLAATRQVHRMFAEAQIPARHLITDEAADPAGVAAQIRARMADGTLVYRLED, encoded by the coding sequence ACCGAGCTGATCGTGGTGGCCGGGCCGCCCGGCGCCGGCAAGTCGACGGTGGCCGCCGTCCTGGCCGACGGTTTCGACACCAGCGCGCTGGTGGCCGGCGACGCCTTCTTCGCCTTCATCCGCCAGGGCTATGTCATGCCCTGGCTGGACGAGGCCGCCCAGCAGAACGACGTGGTCCTCGCGGCAGCGGCCGCGGCCACCGGGCAGCTGGTCAGCGGCGGGTACCCCGTCGTCTATGACGGGGTGATCGGCACCTGGACCCTGCCGGCCTTCCTGGCCGCGACCGGGCTCGGCCAGCTGCACTACGCCGTCCTGCTGCCCTCGGCGCAGTGCTGCGAAACACGCGTTCAGAGCCGCGTCGGGCATGGGTTCAGCGACCTGGCGGCGACCCGACAGGTGCACCGGATGTTCGCCGAGGCGCAGATCCCCGCCCGTCACCTGATCACTGACGAGGCGGCGGATCCGGCGGGCGTCGCCGCGCAGATCCGCGCCAGGATGGCCGACGGCACTCTGGTTTATCGGTTGGAGGATTGA
- a CDS encoding RidA family protein, producing the protein MSQRQPAGQRQMVSSGARWESAVGYSRAVRVGSWVSVAGTTAARPEGGAVGGEDIAEQAREAIRRISAALEQVGASLEDVVRTRMFLTDISRWEEVGRAHGEFFADIRPASSMLEVSALIEPELLVEIEADAVIG; encoded by the coding sequence ATGAGTCAGCGTCAACCTGCCGGTCAGCGGCAGATGGTGTCTTCGGGCGCGAGGTGGGAGTCGGCAGTCGGCTATTCGCGCGCCGTCCGGGTCGGCTCCTGGGTGTCGGTGGCCGGCACCACCGCCGCTCGGCCCGAGGGCGGCGCGGTCGGCGGCGAGGACATCGCCGAGCAGGCCCGGGAGGCGATCCGCCGGATCTCGGCGGCGCTGGAGCAGGTCGGCGCGAGCCTGGAAGACGTGGTGCGGACCCGGATGTTCCTCACCGACATCAGCCGCTGGGAGGAGGTCGGGCGGGCGCACGGCGAGTTCTTCGCCGACATCCGCCCAGCCTCGTCCATGCTCGAGGTCAGCGCCCTCATCGAGCCCGAGCTGCTGGTCGAGATCGAAGCGGACGCCGTGATCGGCTAG